The following coding sequences lie in one Arachis hypogaea cultivar Tifrunner chromosome 4, arahy.Tifrunner.gnm2.J5K5, whole genome shotgun sequence genomic window:
- the LOC112797271 gene encoding uncharacterized protein — protein sequence MSELELSSKHKPMTESNHNHDQEHQQVAVVSHKKMKKRRNCAIAMVVIISFFILLAIIFVILALTLLKTKDPKTEIVSATLQGISPKLTFPAINIQLNITLDLKIRVENKNHASFKHGEGKSVLLYKGIEVGETEIFSGLIPSMGSEILPCTLTLEADKVASNITGFLGDLMGGEITMKTLTQIPGRVTFLGFIKKHIVAKSSCQFIIGVPDFKIKNQVCKTKI from the coding sequence ATGTCTGAGTTAGAATTATCGTCAAAACACAAGCCCATGACGGAGAGCAACCACAACCACGACCAAGAGCATCAACAAGTTGCGGTGGTTTCAcacaaaaagatgaaaaagagaagaaactgCGCCATCGCCATGGTAGTCATCATCTCCTTCTTCATTCTGTTGGCTATCATATTCGTCATCCTCGCCCTCACGTTGTTGAAGACCAAAGATCCAAAAACAGAGATTGTATCTGCAACTTTGCAAGGAATCTCACCAAAACTCACATTCCCCGCCATTAACATCCAACTCAACATCACTCTTGACCTCAAGATTCGCGTCGAAAACAAGAACCACGCTAGCTTCAAGCACGGTGAGGGCAAGAGCGTTCTTCTCTACAAAGGAATCGAGGTTGGAGAAACTGAAATCTTCTCTGGTTTGATTCCTTCAATGGGATCCGAAATTCTTCCGTGTACACTCACGTTAGAGGCTGATAAAGTTGCAAGTAACATCACGGGTTTTCTTGGGGACTTGATGGGAGGTGAAATTACCATGAAGACCTTAACTCAGATTCCTGGTAGAGTTACTTTTCTTGGGTTTATCAAGAAGCATATTGTTGCTAAGTCCAGTTGCCAGTTTATAATTGGTGTTCCTGATTTCAAGATTAAGAACCAAGTTTGTAAGACCAAGATATGa